In a genomic window of Salegentibacter salegens:
- a CDS encoding BlaI/MecI/CopY family transcriptional regulator, which translates to MKQLTKAEEEIMQILWKLEKANVASIIEEMPEPKPAYNTVSTIVRILEDKGFVDHEKKGKGYLYFPLLARETYSNQSINKLMNNYFNGSFKSMVSFFMKKNDMDTKDLEAILKEINKKEK; encoded by the coding sequence ATGAAACAACTAACCAAAGCCGAAGAAGAGATTATGCAAATTCTCTGGAAACTGGAGAAAGCCAATGTCGCTTCAATTATCGAGGAAATGCCCGAGCCAAAACCGGCTTATAATACGGTTTCTACCATTGTGAGAATCCTGGAAGACAAAGGTTTTGTAGATCACGAAAAGAAAGGGAAGGGCTATTTATATTTTCCGCTTTTGGCGCGTGAAACTTATAGCAACCAGAGCATCAATAAATTGATGAACAATTATTTTAACGGCTCCTTTAAAAGTATGGTTTCCTTTTTTATGAAGAAAAACGATATGGATACTAAAGATTTAGAAGCGATTTTAAAGGAAATCAATAAAAAAGAAAAGTAA
- the ppsA gene encoding phosphoenolpyruvate synthase: MKFIKKFRELAIKDVAEVGGKNASLGEMYNELSSEGVLVPDGFATTSEAFWIFIRSNNIEEKIKELLKKLDRDNFKNLSSIGAEARQLILSGNFSKDFSDEIISAYGELGNGDKIQVAVRSSATAEDLPNASFAGQHDTFLNIKGAEALLNAVKDCFASLYTNRAIKYREDKGFLHHDVALSVGVQKMVRSDIGCSGIGFSLEPESGFKNIIHISGVWGLGENIVQGLVNPDEFDVFKPMIGKAANPIIQKKLGHKELSMVYAESSGHSSTVNIETPMEKQDSFVLSDAEVIKLSQWILLIEKHYNRPMDVEWAKDGLTNDLYITQARPETVHKDEDKRFYIEYHLKEKGEILTSGSAIGSSIATGKARYLKSPEEGHKLNPGEILITNNTSPDWDPLLKLAAAVVTERGGRTSHAAIVARELGVPAIVGTNDASQKINDGEMITVSCEGKTGFVYKGALKFDTKEIDFGKNSLPKTEAKFILSDPDRAFQLSFYPNNGVGLLRMEFIIMHKVKIHPMALVKYDEVKEKAAKKIIDELTWQFKDKRDFFVEELSRGIAVMAAAFYPKEVIVRLSDFKSNEYANLIGGRQFEPLEENPMLGFRGAARYYHPNYKEAFELECKAIKRVREEMGLDNLKVMIPFCRTINEAKSVIALMKKLGLERGKNSLEIYMMVEIPSNVILLEKFAEFFDGFSIGSNDLTQLTLGVDRDSELMAGVFDENNEAAKEMIATAIQKARKVGKKIGLCGQAPSDFPEFATFLVRENIDSISFNPDALLKGIENINHAEAGQ; this comes from the coding sequence ATGAAATTCATTAAAAAATTTAGGGAACTCGCTATAAAAGACGTGGCTGAGGTAGGTGGAAAAAACGCTTCCCTGGGCGAAATGTATAACGAATTATCTTCTGAAGGCGTGCTGGTGCCAGATGGTTTCGCAACCACTTCTGAAGCTTTTTGGATTTTTATAAGGTCGAATAATATTGAAGAAAAAATAAAAGAACTACTGAAAAAACTGGACCGTGATAATTTTAAAAACCTTAGTAGCATTGGCGCTGAAGCGAGACAGCTAATTTTATCAGGGAATTTTTCTAAAGATTTTTCTGACGAAATAATATCCGCCTATGGGGAGTTGGGAAATGGAGATAAAATTCAGGTTGCTGTGAGAAGTAGTGCCACCGCTGAGGATTTGCCTAACGCGAGTTTTGCCGGGCAACACGATACTTTCTTAAATATTAAAGGTGCTGAAGCTTTGCTTAATGCGGTTAAAGATTGCTTTGCCTCACTGTACACCAATAGGGCTATTAAATATCGGGAAGACAAAGGTTTTCTGCATCACGACGTCGCACTTTCTGTAGGAGTTCAAAAAATGGTGCGGTCAGATATTGGTTGCTCTGGAATTGGTTTTAGTCTGGAACCAGAATCTGGTTTTAAGAATATTATTCATATTTCTGGAGTTTGGGGCCTGGGTGAAAATATTGTTCAGGGATTAGTAAATCCCGATGAATTTGATGTTTTTAAACCTATGATAGGGAAAGCTGCAAATCCTATTATTCAGAAGAAACTGGGACATAAAGAGCTTTCTATGGTTTACGCCGAATCTAGCGGCCATTCTTCAACAGTAAACATTGAAACCCCAATGGAGAAACAGGATAGTTTTGTTTTGAGCGATGCAGAGGTTATTAAACTTTCCCAATGGATTTTACTCATAGAAAAGCATTATAACCGCCCAATGGATGTGGAGTGGGCAAAAGACGGTTTAACCAACGATCTTTATATCACTCAAGCCCGGCCGGAAACTGTGCATAAAGACGAGGATAAACGATTTTATATAGAATATCATCTCAAAGAAAAAGGTGAGATTTTAACCAGCGGAAGCGCCATTGGCTCCAGTATAGCCACTGGAAAAGCGCGATACTTAAAGTCGCCGGAAGAAGGGCATAAATTAAACCCGGGAGAAATTCTAATTACAAATAACACCAGTCCAGATTGGGATCCTCTTTTAAAACTGGCAGCCGCAGTAGTAACCGAACGAGGAGGCCGAACCAGCCATGCAGCAATTGTGGCCCGTGAGCTTGGTGTGCCCGCAATTGTGGGAACCAATGATGCTAGCCAAAAGATTAATGATGGGGAAATGATTACCGTTTCCTGTGAAGGTAAAACCGGTTTTGTATATAAAGGCGCCCTGAAATTTGACACTAAAGAAATTGATTTTGGAAAAAATTCGTTGCCAAAAACCGAAGCTAAATTTATTCTTTCAGACCCTGACCGGGCTTTTCAGCTTTCATTTTACCCAAATAATGGGGTTGGTTTATTGCGAATGGAATTTATTATTATGCATAAAGTGAAAATTCATCCTATGGCTTTAGTGAAATATGACGAGGTTAAAGAAAAGGCTGCAAAAAAGATTATTGATGAACTAACCTGGCAGTTTAAAGATAAACGTGATTTTTTTGTGGAAGAATTATCTCGCGGAATTGCCGTAATGGCCGCAGCCTTCTATCCTAAAGAAGTAATTGTTAGGCTTAGTGATTTTAAAAGTAACGAATATGCGAATTTAATAGGAGGGCGCCAGTTTGAGCCTTTAGAAGAAAATCCTATGCTTGGCTTTAGAGGTGCAGCGCGGTATTATCATCCTAATTATAAGGAGGCATTTGAACTGGAATGCAAAGCTATAAAAAGGGTTCGGGAAGAAATGGGTCTCGATAATTTAAAAGTGATGATTCCTTTTTGCAGAACAATAAATGAAGCGAAAAGTGTGATAGCTTTAATGAAAAAATTAGGTCTGGAACGCGGGAAAAATTCTCTCGAAATTTATATGATGGTTGAAATTCCATCTAATGTAATTCTCCTGGAGAAATTCGCTGAATTTTTTGACGGATTTTCTATTGGTTCCAACGATCTTACTCAGCTAACCCTGGGAGTTGATCGCGATTCAGAATTAATGGCCGGTGTGTTCGATGAAAATAATGAAGCTGCGAAAGAGATGATTGCAACTGCAATACAGAAAGCGCGAAAAGTAGGTAAGAAAATAGGTTTATGCGGGCAGGCGCCCAGCGATTTCCCCGAATTCGCTACTTTCTTAGTACGTGAAAACATAGACAGTATTTCGTTTAATCCTGATGCGCTTTTAAAAGGAATAGAGAATATTAATCATGCTGAAGCCGGGCAATAA
- a CDS encoding IS256 family transposase produces the protein MTQEEIKELKEKALKQFLSGESLTGKNGAFAPMLREFMEEALEAEMSSHLSDEEKGSKAGNKRNGKGKKTLKSSQGDVTINTPQDRNSTFEPEIVAKRQRILADNLEKQIIGMYGMGNSLRDISAHIEEMYDSKISTHVLSDITDRVIPKVKEWQDRPLEPVYCILWLDAMHFKVREEGKVKHKALYNILGINKAGRKEVLGMYISESEGANFWLQVLTQLNNRGLKDILIACTDNLTGFSEAIHSVYPKTDIQLCIVHQIRNSMKYVASKDQKDFMKDLKLVYKADTKDQAESALLDLEEKWGKRYPIVIRSWNDNWDRLSAYFEYTAPIRKLIYTTNAVEAFHRQVRKVTKTKGAFTNDMALLKLVYLATRRIEKKWNAPLQNWGLVVQQLAIKFEGRLELDLATNETKN, from the coding sequence ATGACACAAGAAGAGATTAAGGAATTAAAGGAAAAAGCATTAAAACAATTTTTATCAGGAGAATCCCTAACCGGCAAAAACGGCGCTTTTGCTCCAATGCTTAGGGAGTTTATGGAAGAGGCCCTGGAAGCAGAAATGTCTTCGCACCTTTCCGATGAAGAAAAAGGCTCAAAAGCAGGTAATAAGCGTAATGGCAAAGGCAAAAAGACCCTAAAGAGCAGCCAAGGGGACGTCACCATTAACACGCCCCAGGATCGTAACAGTACCTTTGAGCCGGAGATCGTAGCGAAACGCCAGCGTATCCTGGCCGATAATTTAGAAAAGCAGATTATAGGCATGTACGGGATGGGCAATAGCCTGCGGGATATCTCAGCTCATATAGAGGAAATGTATGATTCCAAGATATCCACACACGTTCTAAGTGATATTACGGACCGGGTGATTCCCAAGGTTAAGGAATGGCAGGATCGCCCCTTGGAGCCGGTATATTGCATCCTATGGCTCGACGCGATGCACTTCAAGGTACGCGAAGAAGGCAAAGTAAAGCACAAGGCCTTGTATAATATTTTAGGAATAAATAAAGCTGGAAGAAAGGAAGTGCTGGGTATGTATATCTCGGAAAGTGAAGGGGCCAATTTTTGGCTTCAGGTGCTGACCCAATTAAACAACCGTGGCTTAAAAGATATTCTGATTGCCTGTACGGATAATCTTACGGGCTTTAGTGAAGCCATTCATTCTGTTTATCCCAAGACTGATATTCAGCTATGTATTGTCCACCAGATCCGCAATAGTATGAAGTATGTGGCCAGTAAGGATCAAAAAGATTTTATGAAAGACCTTAAACTGGTGTACAAGGCTGACACCAAAGACCAGGCTGAATCGGCTTTACTGGATCTGGAAGAAAAATGGGGCAAAAGATATCCCATAGTGATCCGTTCCTGGAATGATAACTGGGACCGATTGAGTGCTTATTTTGAATATACCGCACCCATTAGAAAACTCATATACACCACAAATGCCGTAGAGGCTTTTCACCGGCAGGTAAGAAAAGTAACCAAGACCAAAGGCGCTTTTACCAATGATATGGCACTATTGAAGCTGGTTTACCTAGCTACCAGAAGAATTGAAAAGAAATGGAACGCCCCACTGCAGAACTGGGGTTTGGTAGTTCAACAATTAGCTATTAAATTTGAAGGTCGGCTAGAGTTGGACTTAGCCACCAATGAAACGAAAAACTAA
- a CDS encoding tetratricopeptide repeat protein, with protein sequence MLAFKAEAQTSALAISDSLYAVGEYSEAIEKLQKINSKTEKTYLKLAKNYAANRQPEIALENYKKVLDQSPDRVLTAVDYGELLVKTEKLEAADSLFKVLNKKYPKNASFKYQQGLIREKLKDSTAIHFFTYTTMLDTTHQAALYKVAKDKLRNRQYTMAEHYSKRGLRVNPNNLSLLSILAQTYSSLKLYKEALQPYEKLIELGQDSEFIYNKLGFAYYRLKDYDKAIINYNKALEFEDRNSATHYTLGKLYALTGDLDKSETHLLMSILIKKQPVDAEFFSLGLTYKMQEKHKNALEYFNKALEENPDHERALYERAVAADNYMADDETVIGYYQAYFDKYESIGNDGMLYRAKTRISDLKEKIHLAEN encoded by the coding sequence ATGTTAGCCTTCAAAGCCGAAGCTCAAACTTCGGCTTTGGCTATTTCAGACAGTTTGTATGCCGTGGGAGAATATTCCGAAGCGATTGAGAAACTACAGAAAATTAATTCTAAAACAGAGAAAACCTATCTCAAGCTGGCAAAAAACTACGCTGCGAACCGCCAACCCGAAATTGCGCTCGAGAACTATAAAAAGGTTTTAGACCAAAGCCCCGATCGGGTTTTGACTGCTGTAGACTATGGCGAATTACTGGTAAAAACCGAAAAACTGGAAGCTGCCGACAGCCTTTTTAAGGTCTTGAACAAAAAATATCCGAAAAATGCCAGTTTTAAATATCAGCAAGGCTTAATCAGGGAAAAACTAAAAGATAGTACGGCAATACATTTTTTTACATACACCACAATGCTGGACACCACGCACCAGGCAGCGCTTTATAAAGTAGCTAAAGATAAATTAAGGAACCGGCAGTATACTATGGCAGAGCATTATAGTAAACGCGGGCTACGGGTGAATCCTAATAATCTATCTTTGCTTTCTATTTTAGCCCAGACTTATTCTTCTTTGAAACTTTATAAAGAAGCGCTCCAGCCTTATGAAAAGCTGATTGAACTCGGGCAGGATTCAGAATTTATTTATAACAAACTAGGTTTTGCTTATTACAGGCTTAAAGATTACGATAAAGCGATAATAAATTATAACAAAGCACTGGAATTTGAAGACCGAAATTCGGCCACGCATTATACCCTTGGGAAACTGTATGCTTTAACCGGGGATCTAGATAAGTCTGAAACCCATTTATTGATGTCAATTCTTATTAAAAAACAACCGGTAGATGCCGAATTTTTTAGCCTGGGCCTCACTTACAAAATGCAGGAAAAACATAAAAACGCACTGGAATATTTTAATAAGGCCCTGGAAGAAAATCCCGATCACGAAAGAGCTTTATACGAGCGGGCAGTAGCCGCCGATAACTATATGGCAGATGATGAAACCGTAATTGGCTACTACCAGGCATACTTTGATAAATATGAGAGTATAGGAAACGATGGAATGCTTTATCGTGCCAAAACCAGGATTAGCGATCTAAAAGAAAAAATACATTTAGCTGAGAATTAA
- a CDS encoding HPF/RaiA family ribosome-associated protein: MLINIQFIKTKGSQNLTQFVSEHLDKLLEKYEWLIRAEVYFKEENDPTGKSKICEIELSAPGPRIFASSTEESFELAIKKTIFELDQQLKKRKAVFVAH, from the coding sequence ATGCTCATCAATATTCAATTTATAAAAACAAAAGGAAGCCAAAATTTAACTCAATTTGTATCAGAACACTTAGATAAATTATTAGAAAAATATGAATGGCTTATTAGAGCCGAAGTTTATTTTAAAGAAGAAAATGATCCTACAGGAAAGTCAAAAATTTGTGAGATCGAGCTAAGTGCGCCCGGTCCCAGGATTTTTGCTTCCTCTACAGAAGAAAGTTTTGAATTAGCCATCAAAAAAACCATCTTCGAACTTGACCAGCAGCTCAAGAAAAGAAAGGCTGTTTTTGTAGCACATTAA
- a CDS encoding cation-translocating P-type ATPase has translation MLKDLHAIPVKKILTELKVDPDNGLTAAEVAARLKQHGANRLKESKSKNIGLIFLEQFLDPIIYILAAAMALAYFFGEWLEGTAVLIVILITALIGFFMEWQAIRSVEALQKMVETLANVLRDGKEEQIKATGLVPGDIVILESGDVIPADCRMLETESFAVKEAILTGESNQIEKNIEALPDKVPLASRKNMLYKGTIAVRGKAKAIVIATGIKTEIGRISELTISAKKESTPLEKKLKRLSRWLIWLTLILAIFIIVTGYFQGKDLMLMIKTGIALAVAAIPEGLPIVATIALARGMLRLSKKNVVIKKLEAVQTLGETGIICTDKTGTLTENKMSVHHLMLGTLDFPATEAANFKTDPAFEKLIQIGSLCNNSKLKEGKFTGDAVEIALVEFAAEMGFDYKELQQKYSKIQEVPFDAEIKKMATLHNFESEYLICVKGALEALLDSCDLVLTKDGPKEFQDKKEWQKQAKLIAAEGMRVLAFAFKQTNEKPAEEDLMENLTFVGILGFLDPPRKDIKQAIETYKNAGIRVVMVTGDHPDTARKIGEEIGLIAVDAPPEMVVHGAELEEIGSLTEERQKTLMQAGIFARMVPGQKLDLVEFYQRNKAIVGMLGDGVNDAPALKKADIGIAMGIRGTEAAKEVADVILMDDKFTSTELAIRQGRTIFENIRQFVIFLLSCNLAEIISVGLASLSNLPMPLLPLQILFLNLITDVFPALALGVGKGDPNIMKDPPRDPQEPILTKKLWTATVLYGLSITAAVIGVVAYTHFKMGLSAIMVNNIAFYTLILAQLLNVFNLPGRKISFLKNEVTTNPWVWGALVFSILTMVLVYHIPLMAEALSLVPLSAIHFVVIIVFGFASLLLSQILKHLKFTN, from the coding sequence ATGTTGAAAGATCTGCACGCTATTCCTGTTAAAAAAATTCTTACAGAATTGAAGGTAGATCCGGATAATGGCTTAACTGCAGCTGAGGTTGCTGCCAGATTAAAACAACACGGAGCAAATAGATTAAAAGAGTCAAAATCTAAAAATATCGGACTTATATTTCTAGAACAATTTCTTGATCCTATAATTTATATTTTGGCCGCCGCAATGGCGCTTGCTTATTTCTTTGGCGAGTGGCTGGAAGGTACGGCCGTTCTAATAGTAATTCTTATTACCGCCTTAATAGGATTTTTTATGGAATGGCAGGCAATACGTTCGGTAGAGGCTTTGCAGAAGATGGTAGAAACCCTGGCAAATGTTTTACGGGACGGGAAAGAAGAACAAATTAAGGCTACCGGTTTAGTGCCGGGGGACATTGTAATCCTGGAAAGTGGTGATGTTATCCCCGCAGATTGCCGAATGCTTGAAACCGAAAGCTTTGCGGTAAAAGAGGCGATTCTTACCGGGGAAAGCAATCAAATAGAAAAAAATATAGAAGCGCTGCCAGATAAAGTGCCGCTGGCAAGCCGAAAAAACATGCTTTACAAAGGCACTATTGCGGTTAGAGGAAAAGCGAAAGCTATTGTGATTGCCACGGGAATTAAAACCGAAATTGGCCGTATTAGCGAACTCACCATTAGTGCTAAAAAAGAAAGTACTCCCTTAGAGAAAAAACTGAAAAGATTAAGCAGGTGGCTTATTTGGCTCACTTTAATTCTCGCAATTTTTATTATAGTCACCGGTTATTTTCAAGGCAAAGATCTAATGCTGATGATAAAAACCGGCATTGCTTTGGCGGTAGCCGCAATTCCAGAAGGCTTGCCTATTGTGGCTACCATTGCACTTGCCAGGGGAATGCTTCGGCTTTCTAAAAAAAATGTGGTGATCAAAAAGTTAGAAGCGGTTCAAACTTTGGGTGAAACAGGGATAATTTGCACCGATAAAACCGGCACACTTACCGAAAATAAAATGAGTGTTCACCATTTAATGTTGGGAACTTTAGATTTTCCGGCAACTGAAGCTGCAAATTTCAAAACAGATCCTGCTTTCGAAAAACTGATACAAATTGGTAGTCTCTGCAATAATTCAAAATTAAAAGAGGGCAAATTTACGGGAGATGCCGTGGAGATCGCTTTAGTAGAATTTGCAGCAGAAATGGGATTCGATTATAAAGAACTTCAGCAAAAATATTCAAAAATACAGGAGGTTCCTTTTGATGCTGAAATCAAAAAAATGGCCACTTTACATAATTTTGAAAGTGAATATTTAATCTGCGTAAAAGGAGCGTTGGAAGCTTTGCTAGATTCCTGCGATTTGGTTCTAACCAAAGATGGGCCAAAAGAGTTTCAAGATAAAAAGGAATGGCAAAAACAGGCGAAATTAATCGCTGCCGAAGGAATGCGGGTATTGGCTTTTGCATTTAAACAAACTAACGAGAAGCCTGCCGAAGAAGATTTAATGGAAAATCTCACATTTGTGGGGATTTTAGGGTTTTTAGATCCGCCGCGAAAGGATATTAAACAGGCAATTGAGACCTATAAAAACGCGGGAATAAGAGTGGTGATGGTCACTGGAGACCATCCTGATACTGCGAGAAAAATAGGGGAAGAAATTGGGCTAATTGCTGTAGATGCACCCCCAGAAATGGTGGTGCACGGCGCCGAGCTTGAAGAAATAGGCAGTTTAACTGAAGAAAGACAAAAAACCTTAATGCAAGCCGGTATTTTTGCCAGGATGGTTCCCGGCCAGAAGCTGGATTTAGTAGAATTTTATCAAAGAAATAAAGCCATAGTAGGAATGCTAGGCGATGGGGTAAACGATGCCCCTGCCCTTAAAAAAGCAGATATTGGCATCGCAATGGGAATTAGGGGCACCGAGGCCGCTAAAGAAGTCGCTGATGTAATTTTAATGGACGATAAATTTACGTCTACCGAGCTAGCCATAAGGCAGGGGCGGACAATTTTTGAGAACATCAGGCAGTTTGTAATCTTTTTACTTTCCTGTAACCTGGCAGAGATAATTTCGGTAGGCCTGGCTTCCCTAAGTAATTTACCAATGCCCTTACTTCCGCTTCAAATTCTTTTTCTAAACCTTATTACCGATGTTTTCCCTGCGCTAGCCCTGGGAGTTGGTAAAGGAGATCCGAATATTATGAAAGATCCTCCAAGGGACCCGCAGGAGCCAATTCTTACAAAAAAGCTTTGGACGGCCACAGTTCTATATGGTTTAAGTATTACAGCAGCGGTAATTGGGGTAGTGGCTTACACACATTTTAAAATGGGATTAAGTGCTATTATGGTAAATAATATAGCCTTTTACACACTTATTTTAGCTCAGTTACTGAATGTCTTTAACCTTCCCGGACGAAAAATATCTTTCTTGAAAAATGAAGTTACCACCAACCCGTGGGTTTGGGGAGCATTGGTTTTTTCAATTTTAACTATGGTTCTTGTTTACCATATTCCGTTGATGGCAGAAGCTTTATCGCTGGTACCGCTATCGGCTATTCACTTTGTGGTTATAATTGTTTTTGGGTTTGCTTCATTACTGTTATCCCAAATATTAAAGCATTTAAAATTCACTAATTAA
- a CDS encoding ExbD/TolR family protein, whose translation MKFKITLLFFSLFVCISAVAQDAFEINVFVDADKNIYLEDKQVKSDKLSIEVKELVNNQPALKYDGVIFNIYGDEKLKHGFIMDINREMLAGYDSGKIITKKYLLNYTDVEMDSENWQQEIKSLNLKAIEN comes from the coding sequence ATGAAATTTAAAATCACTCTACTTTTCTTCAGTCTTTTTGTTTGTATTTCGGCAGTTGCGCAAGATGCTTTTGAAATCAATGTTTTTGTAGACGCCGATAAAAATATTTATTTGGAAGATAAACAGGTTAAATCTGATAAACTTTCAATTGAAGTGAAAGAGCTGGTGAACAATCAACCGGCATTAAAGTATGATGGCGTAATTTTCAATATTTACGGAGACGAAAAGCTTAAACACGGTTTCATTATGGATATAAACCGCGAAATGTTGGCGGGTTATGATTCGGGAAAAATCATCACCAAAAAATATTTACTGAATTATACCGATGTTGAAATGGATAGCGAAAACTGGCAGCAGGAAATAAAGTCGCTAAATCTTAAAGCAATAGAAAACTAG
- a CDS encoding DUF456 domain-containing protein — MDLILFGVGAVLMILGILGSFLPILPGVPLSWVGLLLLYLAPSVPTNYWVLGIAFILAAIIYALQLVIPAMGTKKYGGSKAGMWGATIGLVIGIFVPIPLGIIIGAFAGAFIGEIINKSDSKSALRAAYGSFIGLLASTFMELVVAVGFLIFFSYKAWEFRELIF, encoded by the coding sequence ATGGATCTAATATTATTTGGAGTTGGAGCGGTTTTAATGATCCTTGGAATTCTGGGAAGTTTTTTACCGATCTTGCCCGGTGTACCGCTTAGTTGGGTAGGATTACTTCTACTCTATTTAGCACCATCAGTGCCAACAAATTACTGGGTTTTGGGAATAGCTTTTATTCTCGCTGCTATAATTTATGCTTTACAGCTTGTAATTCCTGCAATGGGAACAAAAAAGTATGGGGGTAGTAAAGCCGGAATGTGGGGCGCTACTATTGGATTGGTAATCGGGATTTTTGTTCCAATCCCGCTTGGAATAATAATAGGAGCTTTTGCAGGAGCCTTTATTGGAGAAATAATTAATAAATCTGATTCTAAATCGGCTTTGCGGGCTGCCTACGGATCGTTTATTGGTCTTCTTGCTTCTACATTTATGGAGTTGGTAGTAGCGGTAGGGTTTTTAATTTTCTTCAGCTATAAGGCCTGGGAATTTAGAGAATTGATATTTTAA
- a CDS encoding M56 family metallopeptidase has translation MLDYVLQVVVFQLGFLLMYELLLKKETFFTINRLYLLVTPLVSLLLPLLKIESLSTLVPADSISTLSQVWLPEVYIGGQPENIQQLPAVNVAQEQGLQINWWLVSYISGVVLSLILLLKKYQNLNHLFRFRRISENNELRIIEVPNSNIACTFFKTIFLGDKLSGAEKQQILSHELVHVKQKHSLDLVFFEALKILFWFNPLVYIYQSRIATLHEFIADANVVKTTTKRSYYEQLLNTAFNTQNISFINQFFNHSLIKKRIIMLQKSRSRTIAKFKYLFVLPLLFMMLTYVSCSDDNSSVASAEDDPLSQYSYTIDVSEGMTEENRKVHKKYEEFLMNNPDYVSWATIDSNEKSISYAIHSRDEEVPEGYIKLYVSDKYDMYINLPNEGKEKDSDKYAEEIEYDSESGVPFAIIEDVPVFEGCEGLNSNEERKDCMSRQITRFVNMNFNTNLGKELNLKGTNRVITQFRIDESGNVVNIKARAPHPDLEEEAIRVISELPKMQPGKQDGKEISVMYSLPIVFQIGE, from the coding sequence ATGTTAGATTATGTACTTCAGGTAGTTGTGTTTCAACTCGGTTTTTTGCTGATGTATGAACTGCTGCTAAAAAAAGAGACGTTTTTTACGATAAACAGGCTGTATTTATTAGTAACACCGCTTGTTTCACTTTTACTGCCATTATTGAAAATTGAAAGTTTATCGACGCTTGTTCCGGCAGACTCTATTTCTACTCTTTCACAAGTTTGGCTTCCCGAGGTCTATATTGGCGGTCAACCGGAAAATATTCAGCAATTACCGGCCGTAAATGTAGCGCAGGAACAGGGATTGCAAATAAACTGGTGGTTGGTTTCCTATATTTCAGGAGTGGTGCTTAGTTTAATTTTATTGCTGAAAAAATACCAAAACCTGAACCATTTATTTCGTTTCCGAAGAATTTCAGAAAATAACGAGTTGAGAATTATTGAAGTTCCAAATTCTAATATAGCCTGTACTTTCTTTAAAACCATCTTTTTAGGAGATAAATTATCTGGAGCTGAAAAGCAACAAATTCTCTCACACGAACTGGTTCACGTAAAGCAAAAACACAGCCTGGATTTAGTGTTTTTTGAAGCTTTAAAGATCTTATTTTGGTTTAATCCGCTGGTGTATATCTACCAAAGCAGAATTGCGACTTTGCACGAGTTCATCGCCGATGCAAATGTGGTAAAAACCACTACCAAACGCAGCTATTACGAACAGTTGCTAAACACCGCGTTTAACACGCAGAATATTTCATTCATCAATCAATTTTTTAATCATTCATTAATTAAAAAACGAATTATTATGTTACAAAAATCAAGATCAAGAACAATAGCGAAATTCAAGTACCTATTCGTACTGCCTTTACTTTTTATGATGCTGACTTATGTTTCCTGTTCAGACGATAATTCATCTGTGGCATCTGCTGAAGATGATCCTCTTTCTCAATATAGTTACACCATTGATGTTAGTGAAGGGATGACTGAAGAAAATAGAAAAGTACATAAAAAATATGAAGAATTTCTAATGAACAATCCTGATTATGTAAGTTGGGCTACGATTGATTCTAATGAAAAATCAATAAGCTATGCGATTCATAGTAGGGACGAAGAAGTGCCAGAGGGTTATATTAAACTATATGTTAGTGATAAATATGATATGTATATTAATTTGCCAAATGAAGGGAAAGAAAAAGATTCTGATAAATACGCTGAAGAAATAGAATATGATAGCGAAAGCGGAGTTCCTTTTGCCATAATTGAAGATGTTCCGGTATTTGAAGGTTGTGAAGGTTTAAATTCTAATGAAGAACGGAAAGATTGTATGAGTCGCCAGATTACCCGATTTGTAAATATGAATTTTAATACCAATTTAGGAAAGGAATTGAATCTTAAGGGAACAAACAGGGTGATTACCCAATTTAGAATAGATGAAAGCGGAAATGTGGTTAATATAAAGGCAAGAGCTCCACACCCCGATTTAGAAGAAGAAGCTATTCGTGTCATTTCGGAACTTCCTAAAATGCAGCCCGGGAAACAGGACGGAAAGGAAATTAGCGTGATGTATTCACTTCCAATAGTTTTTCAAATAGGTGAATAA